The DNA region CCCCCACACGAAGAGGGCCAGCGCTCCTCCGCAGCGCCGGACCGTGGCCAGCCAGGGCAGGCAGACGAGCAGGAAGACGCTCAGGCAGAGAACCACGCACACCACCGACAGGGCGCCGACGTGGACGTGGATGTTCTAGCGCAGAGACGGGGAGGAACATGTAAAACTGTAAGAATACAGAAACCTCTgtctgggctttttttttttatgtctggatctggatccagattttCATGGAGGTTATAAAAGAAGATTAAATTAAGAGACATTTTTCTCAACCTTTTTTGACCTTGAGGCATAAAACTGTTGTTGGGCAAAAACTACATCCTGCCAAGTTCAAGCATTCTCCGCACACCACAGTTTCCAAAGACGCTCCTCTGACGGTGCCGGTGTTTATACTTTAAAAGGTAATAAAGTAACAAAcgaaaagaaagtaaaaaaagaggacaacaacaaaagaaaagaaactttgCTCGCATGAAAAACCCAAGAAgaatctgtgtgtgtcactgctCCGCGGGAAGAACCCGGAATGCAGGGCTGTTTTTACAAGAACAGGTTTGACACACACAATCCCTGCCTCATGTTGACGTTGGCTGCTCCtgtgacaacccccccccccccccctccctctccctcgcaCAATGGAGACAGATTTTGAGTGTTCTCTTTGAACTGATTGCGTCCGGATCCTGCTATTACAGAGGGCCTAACATGaagcacacacaaacgcacaaacacacacacacacactgtcctctACGTGTCTTTGGTCTCACCCGTCCTGTGGTGGGAATGAGGACGATGATGGCCACACAGAAGGCCAAAGACAGCACCAGTCCCGGCAGCATGGCCGGAGTCTCCTCCGCACACTGCAGGCACGCTCTGCGGAACACCTGGTAGCAGCAGCACATCCCTTCCCTCACAGTCCGCCCGGAGCCGTTGCTCCGCCGGTCCTCCGTGTCCCACCTGACGTCGAAGCCGCCCCTCGAATCGGCAGGCGACAACGGGGGGCTGTCCCTCGCCGAGTCTACGTTGGAAACGCTTCTGTCGAAGGCCGGGAAACTTTTTTTGTCCAAATGACAACGTTCTAAAGCGGAGTCGGAGAAGTTGACGGGAGAGGTAGCGCTCGTCTTCGCCAGGACGCTTTGGTCGATCTCGCCGCTAGTCTGAGCGGGACTCGGTGTTGCACCGCCGCCGCAGTCTGGGCCGATGCAACCGTCCCTTTGCAACGAGGCGCTGTTGTCGGACGAGTCCATCGGCCGCAGGGTCCTATCTCTTCTGCTCAACAAAGAATTGCCCCGAAGGGGTCCAGGAACCTGCGGAGTGTTCGCCAAATCCACTTCTACAGAAACCTGGTGGTCGCTCAGCGCTGGTCGCAACACATCGTCGCCACCGCTTTGCTCTGTGCAGTCCGGCGTTTGACAAAAATTGTCCAGTTCCAGGACGTTTCCTACTCCGATTGTCCCCCTTCCATCGCTGGAGACGACTATTACGTTCGGCACCAGCGATGCCTCCGTCGCTTCTTCGCCAGGCCTCTTCTTTTTCCGAAAGCCTTTCGCACGGCCCGGCATGGCGGTCTGTGCGAGGGACTCGTATCGGATCAACTTTGTGTCTTCTCACGTGGTCCGTCTCCGTGACTGAGATCTGAACCTTTGTCTTTGTCTAGGTTCCAGATGAAAGCGATttccttcgtgtgtgtgtgtgtgtgtgtgttttgagttATTCTCCAATCGCTCCCTCTGAGGTCCCGAAAGATCTTAAATCGCAGCAAAAACCTCCTTTGATGAGTGCGTGTCCACACCGCGGCGAAGAATAGTCTCACTGCCcgaaagagatggagaaaaagGGATTTAAAATGCATATGAATAAGCATTTAAAGTCACAGTTGACAAACAAACCTCTCCTGTGGATGGTTTTAATGCCAGTTTAATGACAAATCGCTCGCTCGTCATTTCTCCCGTGATGCAAAGAACTTGTTCGTCCGGCTGCAAGTTCTTCCCCTTTGGAGCAAAGCCATGCACAAACATTCGGTTTACACTGTTTAGGCGTGTACAGGAATGACATGCCACGGACGCACCCCGGTGCAcgttaaaacatattttgtctACTCCATGTTTAAgagagtctgtctctctctgactgctgctaaggcaaaattaattttgtgactaaatctgcatttaatctGCTACAGGTCCACAAGTGATTGAATATTAAAAGTCACAGAGGGATTACACAGAGGGATTGACCTACTGCTTGGGAAATGtcacaaataaatgataatCTGTAAAAACAAttgattgtgttgtttgtttccatCCCACTGTCTGCAGGTCTCGTTATTCTGGTGTATCTGTGTTCTTATTTATGATTCAAAAATGATTCAAATCATATTTCTTCATTGTTTTACCAGTTATGATTGAATTGACCACAATTCATTTGAAATGTCGGCCGATCTAACGTGAATTTAATCTAAGAGTGCAATTTTCTGGCTACGCTATAAGCATTTATAACCTTTTATTAAAaattagtatatatatattttcctatAAAATCTCAGAATATGATCCAAAATACAAATGTttcaattttacattttttttaagggAATCTTAAAATTCAGCCACTAAAAAGCAAATATATGAACTAGAAAGTCCAGTTATGTTATTATCAACGCTCTGTCTGCTTATAATGTAAATGATCTTATCTTTATTATATCATCTATTATCGATCTGAGCATGGAGTCAGTCGTCATGACACAAAAATCACACAAACGTGACTTAAAAGAGCAACACAACCTCCTTCTAGTCTCGCCTTTCCAGCTTTCTTATTTACCGATTCAGTAAGTAAATAAAATTATGTTCTATAAatatggaaaaaagaaaaaacgtgtTACGAAAGAGGAAAACAGGTGACACAGCGCAGCGTTTAGGATTTAAAGGaagttaatgaataaaatatatatatatatatatatattctcacCTCATTGTTTCTTTGACGTCACAAACAGCGTGAAGTTTAAGAGtgaatgattaaaaataaaaaataaaagacaatcgTGTCGTCTCTTCGGACTCTGACGTTCAGGAGGACTCACCGTCCGGACTCAGCGCGCGTGACGCTCAGGGAGACGAGCGCAAGGCAGGTGAGCGAAGGGGCGCGCGCAGGCGAGCACGAGCGCGCAGTCAAAACAGCAGCCAAGGGGATGGAGAGGTCAGAAtccggccctagccattttggtgcccccccccccatacacggcaaacattatatatataaaacattaataacaacagccatatgacggaccttaaaagtttaattattcttcaaaacaactagcacacgctatacaatacaaataataaaataaaataaataaacagaaataaaacagggttactgttcagattaagaggaaattaaaagtcctgacagcttccacacaaacaatgcaaaacagatacatagcaaataattttgcattatagcttacatttaaaattttacacgtctggacttccttgcggcaaaggcatcgatggttcagattcagattcagattcagacatcTTTCATTCAGACaagtatcatttgatgatacttGAAacctcatgatttatgcttattaaagcaagtccgttgagacgctcttgtgacatcgtggatctcaggtcagtttttataagctttagtttggagaagctcctctctgcagcagcaactgtcacggtctagctgaggtgcgcactgataaatcgcccactcccccccccccctcctaggacggtcaaggcattgtgtttcaggtcataccaagaatgacaaacaacaagggggggggggggggtgttgttttttattttttctgtatttgtttgttttttattttctaggcagagcatgagaaaagggcgcccgttggggctataaattataactattattagtttattttcatttttttttattttttaatataattaattttcgaggcttggagtggcgccccctccagctggtggcgccctaggcaactgcctagttcgcctatgcctagagccggctctgggTCAGATGGTGCATTCTGGGAAGAGTCCAGCTTCACTTTTCCCCCTCAAAGGATGCTAAATTATAATATGTTTCAAATTCATTTTGGCACATTCAAATAATCCCACATTCCTGGATTAAATCTACCAGATTACTCCCACCTGTGCCTCAAAAACAACACACTGTGGTGTTTGTTACTTCCTGCAAATGCAAATGTGATAAACTGCTGGTTCAAAAACAGAACAAGGCCTCAGCCTTTACCTATTCTCACTTTAAAATCCTGCAGAGGTGAATCAGACACCACTAGACAtgccagacatttttttttcagagcCTTTGAGCCTCTTGCGAAAAATTCCTGATTGGGATTTTCCAAAAATAGATGTACCGCTATTGTTTACAACTCGCCTGACCAGTTTAATATGCAGCTATACCTCAGAGACAGGCAAGCTAGATCCTCTTCTGGAAAGTctgaaaaaagaagagtcatCCTACATTGGAAATGAATCTTTTATCTCCCTGTGTAAACGAAAACCAAAATTTCAATTTCTACTTCGACTACAGAAACCACCTAATTGCCTCAATAACTTTTCATAGTATATTTTAAGtaaactatttttatttaaaggcttTTTAATTAATCACTGCAGAGAGGTTTGCACATAAAAGAGCAGCAAAATGCAAAGGCACAGGAAAgggctgaaaaacaaaatgtgagaaaaagatttatttaatattaaaaaataatatttttgtatttgtaactgaataataataatagggaAGTCTGCCTTCTGGTGGCCATAATTCGCTACTGCAATTAAACACAACCTCACGATACATTTATGAACACGATGTTGTCATCCCGTTTTCTATAGAGGGCCAATTATTAATCAGTCGATTTTAGGAAAGACCAACAgcaaattttatatttttttatatcccCTGGAACAAGAATGGagtcttaaaaaaacaaaaaaaaacattttctcaaggCTGGTGAATATGTGTGTTAAAATAAGTtataaaataccccccccccccccccacaagacaGGAATCCAGACACATGCCGAACAGCCGTTAGATCAGGACCAGGATCAGATCGGTCAGGAAGTTGACGTCAGTTTCGTCGGGGTAACACAGCAGCACAATCTGAACCATGTGCTCCTGACCTGCGAAAaccagacagagctgctgccGCAGAGTCTCCGTCTCATCCGGACTCCTGTGCCGTCCAAACTGGTCCTGGTGTTCCGCTTCTCCCCTTGTCGCTACCCCTCtgtccccgccgccgccgcccccgccgccgctcCCGGGTGTCTCGTCCAGGGCTCCACCCGGTGTTCGGTcgcggagctgcagcagctcggttTGGGAGCGCGGACTCTTGCAGGAAGAAGGGAAAGTGGCGGAGGCACCGGCGAAGGAGTGGCGCCCCGGGTGAGGAGCGctgagaggaaaataataaagacaCGACTTCAGAGAAAACAGTTTCTCCATTCCTAACATTATGTGGCTTTTGATTACCTGTGCTCGGAGCGCAGGAAGTCGTCCAGGTGAGGCCCCCCTCTGCCGAGAGGGTCGTCCGGCACCATGAAGTGGTCGCCAACAAACGTGTACTGAAGAAGTCTAAGGAGGCAAAGCGTGCGGCGATCGGGCCCCTGAGAAATGTCGACCGTCGTCCGGGCATTCGTGCTTTTCCCATTTTCCGTACCTTTTCTTGATGATGTCTCTCCACACAGGGGTCTCATCGGTAAGGTCTCTCAGGTTGTCGTTGGTTACGATCACTCCGTCCGTCTTCTGCGCGTGCTGAAGCATTAATCTGGCGATAAAAGCGAAAGGAACTCAAAATCCCATGTAATCCGATTCAAATATACTCGAGTagcaaacagacacaaagacgtTTGTCTACCTGTCGTCGTACGAGGTGATCCTCTTGCCCTGGACCTCTCTGGACGGGGTGTAGGAGACCATGCCCAGCTTTTGGAGCTCTTGTAAATAGTGCTGCTCTGAGAAGCAAGGAGAAGACGAGCGCGGCGCCACGTTTAATCCACAGCGAAGATGAAAAGGCaaattctcacacacacacacactctcgtcGGCCAAATTCTGATCTGCCGTTGCAAAAACGAGCAGCTCAAAAAGCATAGAACCGCAGAGGGCCTTTGGTTTAGAGCTCTTTCATCTCGTGAGAATTCACTAATGATGATGCAATAGCACCTGTAGCCTTGGGGTTGCTTTTTTGCCTCCACTGCGGCAGGAGGGCGCAGACGTCACGATGGCCCCGGTCCCAAAAGTGCTGCACGGCCAGAGCGATTCCCCGGCAGGAGAAGAAATGACCCAGGCCGTGACTGTGGAATACGCGgaatcatatttatatttatagtaAAGTTCCataaaagaaaagcaaggaAATTTAGCCTTATCCCAGAAAAGGGAATTTGTATCGTGTCTTTAAGTTTCTGAGAAACtttattacacacacatatataaaacCTACAAAATATTTATAGAGTGGCATCTACATGTGATttacggggagggggggggggggggggggggtcccctaAGTTCTCCCCACCTCATGGCCACGTTGCTCCCGTCGATGACGACCGTCCTCAGCTTGGGGTCTCCGGGCTCGTCCGTCAGCGCGAGCTCAAACGGCGTCCGCAAGCTCTCGAGGAAACGCTGCTGCCCCGTCACCACCACGGAAGAGGCGGCCGCGACCCCCCGTCTGTCCCGCGCCCCTGCAGGAGAGGAGTCTCCGCCTGCGACGGTGGAGGGCCGAGGAGCCTGGAGCGCTCCTTTTAGGGCGCCCTTGTCGTGTGCTGCTTGAGCTTTCCTCGAAGCGGGCGGGTGAAGCCGGCGGTCGGGGTGGCCGTGCTGTTTATCGCTTTGGAAGCTGGCCTGAGCAGGTCCTAAAGACGAGGGGTACGTGGCCGTGGGCGGGCCTTTGACTTCGGGGAGGGCGTTTCGGGGTGGCGCTTGCGACGCGGGCGGCTTTGACGCGCGCTGATTTGCATTGCTTTGATCGTCCCAAGTCGAAAAGCCCGGCTCTGACACAGGGGCGCTTAATTTCGGCGATGCTGCCCCTCCCTTATCTCGACATTCCCTCCTCTCTGCGGATACGAACGGCTCAacttctcctctcctttcatccTCCACTTCCCCGACCCGTTGTCCTCCTTTATCCGGAACCACATGGCCGATGCCTTTCCGTCCCTCCTCCCGGTCGCTCCCGTCTCGCTGCAGCTCCAGGAGCAGCTGGTGAGAGGATCTGTCAGGCAACATGCTGTAGACTTTGGCGACCTTCTGCTCCGTGTACCCGCACCGGGCTGCGGCTTTCTTCACCACCCCGTAGAcaaagtcctcctcctcctcctccggttcgCCCTCTTTTCCTTCGGCGCCGCCAACTCCCTCAAACCGCCTCGTGCTTCC from Brachionichthys hirsutus isolate HB-005 chromosome 23, CSIRO-AGI_Bhir_v1, whole genome shotgun sequence includes:
- the khnyn gene encoding protein KHNYN, with the protein product MDGEKSGGGGGGEAEVVDEFACDGVLRGSLGSHHGTVERIFGVTFDIGVDESPRGNNGQIWLKLRGRSGRVKAAKLFVKGVLNQEAQREISYPGVLHCVFCGGRGLFMDSLMRSTSAHIVVGSVGFLLISGLAEPVVRAYSLITDLVEKYEGTQSRRSEAGDRGSGESLDSRRAFKALVEKWEDRHILDLLVLPGLVKEILLDLVKDSGLGSYPSPPREDSFSRWDGTTDPWIEGTAAGSTEDSYVQPVSTSGGAEGADEGLASPQRVGEEDQVQRVATPGAEGTDGRRDEEEQELQFLLLLKFFTAMGYTDAVVKRVLARTGLKEASQILDLVQQEQDASGRDQTIQRRPANQENGAGIASNQSEMDQRCRVEHGEGDQTAGGGELLSNNETGGEVAGGATGSTRRFEGVGGAEGKEGEPEEEEEDFVYGVVKKAAARCGYTEQKVAKVYSMLPDRSSHQLLLELQRDGSDREEGRKGIGHVVPDKGGQRVGEVEDERRGEVEPFVSAERRECRDKGGAASPKLSAPVSEPGFSTWDDQSNANQRASKPPASQAPPRNALPEVKGPPTATYPSSLGPAQASFQSDKQHGHPDRRLHPPASRKAQAAHDKGALKGALQAPRPSTVAGGDSSPAGARDRRGVAAASSVVVTGQQRFLESLRTPFELALTDEPGDPKLRTVVIDGSNVAMSHGLGHFFSCRGIALAVQHFWDRGHRDVCALLPQWRQKSNPKATEQHYLQELQKLGMVSYTPSREVQGKRITSYDDRLMLQHAQKTDGVIVTNDNLRDLTDETPVWRDIIKKRLLQYTFVGDHFMVPDDPLGRGGPHLDDFLRSEHSAPHPGRHSFAGASATFPSSCKSPRSQTELLQLRDRTPGGALDETPGSGGGGGGGGDRGVATRGEAEHQDQFGRHRSPDETETLRQQLCLVFAGQEHMVQIVLLCYPDETDVNFLTDLILVLI